The following are encoded in a window of Acropora muricata isolate sample 2 chromosome 6, ASM3666990v1, whole genome shotgun sequence genomic DNA:
- the LOC136920981 gene encoding streptococcal hemagglutinin-like: MSVLTSQATSSLNISTTLQSSSSSSASTNKSTSSISSHFTSRPAPSSSLSATLQTSSSSSASTNKSTSSTSSHFTSRPASSSSLSATLQTSSSSPASTNKSTSSTSSDFTSSPASSSSLFATLQISSSSSASTNESPPPVMSVLTSQATSSLNISTTLQSSSSSSASTNKSTSSISSHFTSRPAPSSSLSATLQTSSSSSASTNKSTSSTSSHFTSRPASSSSLSATLQTSSSSPASTNKSTSSTSSDFTSSPASSSSLFATLQISSSSSASTNESPPPVMSVLTSQATSSLNISTTLQSSSSSSASTNKSTSSTSSHFTSRQASSSSISATLQTSSSLSASKTKSTSSLSSLLTSGPTFSSNISATLHSSPSSSASTIRSTSSLSSNFTSQPTSSINISSTTQTSFFSSASTNTSSSPMSVLTSQPTSSLNISATLETSSSSSASTNKSTSFVSSKLTSGPTFSSKISATLQRSPSSLASTNRSTSSLSSNFTSQPTSSINISSTSQTSFFSSASANTSTPPLMSVLTSQPTSSLNISTTLETSSSSPASTNKSTSSVSSKLTSGPTSLLNISATLETSFSSSASTNKSTSPLISLLASRSTSSSNISATPQTLSSLSALTNKSTSSVSSKLTRGPTSSLNTSATLQASSSSASTRKSTFPLLSILTSQPTSSSKISATLETSSSSSASTKKSTSPLLSILTSQLTSSSKISASLQTSSSSSSASTGEQTTPLFSTLTSQLRSSSTISTTQQISPSLSASTSESPSPLSSTLAHKQRYRSSSTISTTQQTLSSSSASTIESTSLPLSSRLTGQPRTLSSIFTTQETSSSSSVSTSKSTPSLSSTFTGILSIESWVMIDVMIIIQL; this comes from the coding sequence ATGAGCGTTTTGACCAGTCAGGCAACCTCTTCATTAAACATTTCTACCACTCTGCAAAGCTCATCTTCATcgtcggcatcaacaaataagtCAACGTCTTCTATATCGAGCCATTTCACAAGTAGGCCAGCCCCTTCATCAAGCCTTTCTGCCACTCTGCAAACCTCATCTTCATcgtcggcatcaacaaataagtCAACGTCTTCTACATCGAGCCATTTCACAAGTAGGCCAGCCTCTTCATCAAGCCTTTCTGCCACTCTGCAAACCTCATCTTCATcgccggcatcaacaaataagtCAACTTCCTCTACATCGAGCGATTTCACAAGTAGCCCAGCCTCTTCATCAAGCCTTTTTGCCACTCTGCAAATCTCATCTTCATCGTCGGCATCAACAAATGAGTCACCACCTCCTGTAATGAGCGTTTTGACCAGTCAGGCAACCTCTTCATTAAACATTTCTACCACTCTGCAAAGCTCATCTTCATcgtcggcatcaacaaataagtCAACGTCTTCTATATCGAGCCATTTCACAAGTAGGCCAGCCCCTTCATCAAGCCTTTCTGCCACTCTGCAAACCTCATCTTCATcgtcggcatcaacaaataagtCAACGTCTTCTACATCGAGCCATTTCACAAGTAGGCCAGCCTCTTCATCAAGCCTTTCTGCCACTCTGCAAACCTCATCTTCATcgccggcatcaacaaataagtCAACTTCCTCTACATCGAGCGATTTCACAAGTAGCCCAGCCTCTTCATCAAGCCTTTTTGCCACTCTGCAAATCTCATCTTCATCGTCGGCATCAACAAATGAGTCACCACCTCCTGTAATGAGCGTTTTGACCAGTCAGGCAACCTCTTCATTAAACATTTCTACCACTCTGCAAAGCTCATCTTCATcgtcggcatcaacaaataagtCAACGTCTTCTACATCGAGCCATTTCACAAGCAGGCAAGCCTCTTCATCAAGCATTTCTGCCACTCTGCAAACCTCATCTTCATTGTCGGCATCCAAAACTAAGTCAACGTCCTCTTTATCGAGCCTTTTGACAAGTGGGCCAACATTTTCATCAAACATTTCTGCCACCCTGCATTCGTCACCTTCATCGTCAGCTTCAACAATTAGGTCAACTTCTTCTTTGTCGAGCAATTTCACAAGTCAGCCAACTTCTTCAATAAACATTTCTTCCACCACACAAACCTCTTTCTTCTcgtcggcatcaacaaataCGTCATCGTCTCCAATGAGCGTTTTGACCAGTCAGCCGACCTCTTCATTAAACATTTCTGCCACGCTTGAAACCTCATCTTCATCAtcggcatcaacaaataagtCTACGTCTTTTGTATCGAGCAAATTGACAAGTGGGCCAACATTTTCATCAAAGATTTCTGCCACCCTGCAAAGGTCACCTTCATCGTTGGCTTCAACAAATAGGTCAACTTCCTCTTTGTCGAGCAATTTCACAAGTCAGCCAACCTCTTCAATAAACATTTCTTCCACCTCGCAAACCTCTTTCTTCTCGTCGGCGTCTGCAAATACGTCAACGCCTCCTCTCATGAGCGTTTTGACCAGTCAGCCGACCTCTTCATTAAACATTTCTACCACGCTTGAAACCTCATCTTCATCaccggcatcaacaaataagtCTACCTCTTCTGTATCGAGCAAATTGACAAGTGGGCCAACATCTTTGTTAAACATTTCTGCCACCCTGGAAACCTCATTTTCATcgtcggcatcaacaaataagtCAACATCTCCTCTAATAAGCCTTTTGGCCAGTCGCTCAACCTCTTCATCAAACATTTCTGCAACCCCTCAAACCTTATCTTCATTGTCGGCATTAACAAATAAGTCAACGTCTTCTGTATCGAGCAAATTGACAAGAGGGCCAACATCTTCGTTAAACACTTCTGCCACCCTGCAAGCCTCATCATCGTCGGCATCAACACGTAAATCAACGTTTCCTTTATTGAGTATTTTGACCAGTCAGCCAACCTCTTCATCAAAGATTTCTGCTACCCTGGAAACTTCATCTTCGTCGTCGGCATCAACAAAAAAGTCAACGTCTCCTTTATTGAGCATTTTGACCAGCCAGCTAACCTCTTCATCAAAGATTTCTGCCAGCCTGCAaacctcctcctcctcctcctcagCTTCAACTGGTGAACAAACAACTCCCTTATTTAGTACATTGACCAGTCAGCTAAGATCTTCATCAACCATTTCTACCACCCAGCAAATCTCACCCTCCTTATCAGCTTCAACTAGTGAGTCACCGTCTCCCTTATCGAGCACTTTGGCCCACAAGCAAAGATATCGATCTTCATCAACCATCTCTACCACCCAGCAAACATTATCCTCCTCGTCAGCTTCAACTATTGAGTCAACGTCTCTTCCCTTATCAAGCAGATTGACCGGTCAGCCACGCACTTTATCATCCATTTTTACTACCCAGGAAACTTCATCCTCCTCCTCAGTTTCAACTAGTAAGTCAACGCCTTCTTTATCGAGCACTTTCACAGGAATTCTGTCTATTGAATCATGGGTGATGATTGATGTGATGATCATTATTCAGTTATGA
- the LOC136920023 gene encoding uncharacterized protein, translated as MVIVENRKIIIVIMVPQVNSLCKTASYHLRNIARIRHLLSKESSEILVHAFVFSKLNYCNALLYGLPQCVIKKLQLVQNSAARLITCSRKYDHTSPLLIQLHWLPITQRIWFKVLLLTFKAIHKLSPVYLQELISKYSPSRKLRSSDAMLLERHSYNLKTYGSRAFRVAAPELWNKLPREIKLCDDIDSFKKKLKTYLFNIAFN; from the coding sequence ATGGTAATTGTGGAAAACAGGAAGATCATAATAGTTATCATGGTTCCTCAAGTAAATTCCTTATGTAAAACAGCATCCTATCACCTGAGAAACATTGCTCGTATTCGACATCTTCTATCTAAAGAGTCAAGTGAAATACTTGTAcatgcttttgtcttttcaaaactgAATTACTGTAATGCCCTTCTCTATGGTCTTCCTCAATGTGTTATCAAAAAACTGCAATTGGTTCAAAACTCCGCTGCTAGACTGATTACCTGCTCCAGGAAATATGACCATACTTCTCCTCTCCTTATACAATTGCACTGGCTGCCTATCACTCAACGAATCTGGTTTAAGGTACTTCTCCTTACTTTCAAAGCTATTCACAAGTTATCACCTGTCTATTTACAAGAACTCATCTCTAAATACAGCCCATCTCGCAAGCTCCGATCCTCTGATGCTATGTTACTTGAACGTCATTCTTACAATCTCAAGACCTATGGCTCAAGAGCGTTTAGAGTGGCAGCACCGGAACTATGGAACAAGCTTCCGAGGGAAATAAAGTTATGTGACGATATTgacagttttaaaaagaaactaaaaacgTACTTAtttaatattgcttttaattag